A region of Stigmatella erecta DNA encodes the following proteins:
- a CDS encoding discoidin domain-containing protein encodes MKKANCVTFAAACLLAVAAPASFAQQIPITIGNTSGSISPPSNAADGNPGTSWNSGGPATQWIDIDLQQDRPVGRIRMLPEQFPAGVTRHNIYGRNTSGQWFDFGYVNSYTSDSQWIEHQITQQSVPVRYLIIQTTQSPSWIAWREFEVFAPSGPLLQESCSFEVPGSGWLTIKAEYRLGACPQYTKNPPYPNLYTHQYIANLPSGSSLYACQLPPAGWTVLSQDYSSLCGYIAWPHTNRFFIQKN; translated from the coding sequence ATGAAGAAAGCAAACTGCGTCACGTTCGCTGCCGCCTGCCTGCTTGCAGTTGCCGCACCCGCGAGCTTTGCCCAGCAGATTCCAATCACAATCGGCAACACCTCCGGCTCCATCAGCCCGCCATCCAACGCTGCGGACGGCAATCCTGGTACATCCTGGAATTCCGGAGGGCCGGCCACGCAATGGATCGACATCGATCTTCAGCAAGACCGCCCGGTCGGGCGAATCCGGATGCTCCCTGAGCAGTTCCCGGCGGGCGTCACGCGCCACAACATCTACGGGCGCAACACGAGCGGCCAGTGGTTCGACTTCGGCTACGTCAATTCATATACATCCGACAGTCAGTGGATTGAACACCAGATCACGCAGCAGTCAGTTCCGGTTCGCTACCTGATTATTCAGACGACGCAGAGCCCTTCGTGGATCGCTTGGCGCGAGTTTGAAGTGTTCGCACCCAGTGGCCCCCTGTTGCAGGAGTCGTGTTCCTTCGAGGTGCCCGGATCGGGCTGGCTGACCATCAAGGCTGAATACCGCTTGGGGGCTTGCCCGCAGTACACGAAGAACCCTCCCTATCCCAATCTGTATACCCATCAGTACATCGCTAACCTCCCCAGTGGGTCCAGCCTCTATGCATGCCAATTGCCGCCTGCGGGTTGGACCGTCCTGTCACAGGACTACAGCAGCTTGTGCGGATACATAGCTTGGCCCCATACCAACAGGTTCTTCATCCAGAAGAACTAA
- a CDS encoding recombinase family protein: protein MPGHFQGWRYGARAGAQWQGRVHPGDQSVRGHSQSNDDQLLANQTEKARPVLERIIEDVMAGRVRAVAGVAIDRLGRSMLGILQVVDRLARAGVVVVSIREPWVDTGGTMGEILRALAG, encoded by the coding sequence ATGCCGGGGCATTTCCAAGGATGGCGCTACGGGGCCAGGGCGGGCGCCCAGTGGCAGGGAAGGGTACACCCCGGTGACCAATCGGTACGCGGTCACTCCCAAAGCAATGACGATCAGCTCCTGGCGAACCAGACCGAGAAGGCGCGGCCGGTATTGGAGCGGATAATTGAAGATGTCATGGCGGGCCGTGTGCGCGCCGTCGCGGGTGTTGCCATCGACAGGCTTGGGCGCTCGATGCTGGGAATACTCCAGGTTGTGGACCGCCTCGCCCGCGCTGGCGTTGTTGTCGTCAGCATTCGTGAGCCGTGGGTCGATACGGGAGGCACCATGGGCGAGATTCTGAGGGCCCTGGCGGGCTAG